From a single Pseudopipra pipra isolate bDixPip1 chromosome 7, bDixPip1.hap1, whole genome shotgun sequence genomic region:
- the LOC135416908 gene encoding UDP-glucuronosyltransferase 1A1-like, whose product MAPGLSAPPAVTARLVVLLSLLGLAVGGKLLVVPVDGSHWLSMRQVLDSLRQRGHDVVVVAPEVSLHIKPSKNFVMKMYPVPFTQEEMEKEFQAFFHLSFEEGSFLSRFLKVYEGSKRISAFGISSCKGLLQNQELIKYLEESQFDALLTDPVLPCGSILAEHLSLPSVYFLRGVPCGLDFEATQCPSPPSYVPRIFTDHTDHMTFFQRVRNLLYDFPNFFLCDFAFQPFAKMASEFLHRDVTVLDLLRQSSVWLLRVEFVLDYPRPLMPNIIPIGGVHCTHKKLTQVGLVLICAVVDLCVLRVKFCVADRN is encoded by the coding sequence atggCCCCGGGGCTCAGTGCTCCCCCAGCAGTCACAGCCaggctggtggtgctgctgtccctgctgggtcTGGCTGTGGGTGGGAAGCTCCTGGTGGTGCCAGTGGACGGGAGCCACTGGCTCAGCATGAGGCAGGTGCTGGACAGTCTGCGGCAGAGGGGACACGACGTGGTCGTGGTTGCCCCTGAAGTGAGTTTGCACATAAAGCCATCCAAGAACTTTGTGATGAAAATGTACCCAGTGCCTTTCACACAGGAAGAGATGGAGAAAGAATTCCAGgcattttttcatctttcatttgAAGAAGGATCTTTTCTGTCTCGATTTCTTAAAGTGTATGAAGGGTCGAAAAGAATCAGTGCCTTTGGGATCTCTAGCTGCAAAGGGCTCCTGCAAAACCAAGAGCTCATCAAGTACCTTGAGGAGAGCCAGTTTGATGCCCTCCTCACAGACCCTGTCCTACCCTGTGGGTCGATCCTGGCAGAGcatctttcccttccctccgtGTATTTCCTCCGAGGAGTCCcctgtggtttggattttgaAGCCACCCAGTGCCCCAGTCCCCCTTCCTACGTTCCCAGGATATTTACAGACCACACAGACCACATGACCTTCTTCCAGAGGGTGAGGAATTTGCTCTACGACTTCCCAAactttttcctctgtgattTTGCCTTTCAACCCTTTGCCAAAATGGCCTCGGAGTTCCTGCATCGGGATGTGACTGTGCTGGATCTCCTGCGCCAGAGCTCCGTTTGGCTCCTGAGGGTAGAATTTGTGTTAGACTATCCCAGGCCTTTGATGCCCAACATCATTCCCATTGGAGGAGTACACTGTACTCACAAGAAGCTGACTCAGGTGGGTCTGGTTTTGATTTGTGCTGTGGTTGATTTATGTGTCCTGAGGGTGAAGTTTTGTGTTGCAGACAGGAATTGA
- the LOC135416907 gene encoding UDP-glucuronosyltransferase 1A1-like, which yields MASKHPAGEVLPRRLSLIFAGMAPGLSAPPAVTARLVVLLSLLGLAVGGKLLVVPVDGSHWLSMRQVLDSLRQRGHEIVVVAPEVSLYIKPSESFVMKPFAAPLTLEEVKKEFQAFLQISFEEGSFLTRLLKAYEGMKILGELSVLSCEWLLKNQELLRYLQESQFDALLTDPVVPCGLILAEHLSLPSVYFLRAVPCGLDFEATQCPKPLSYIPREFSQLTDHMTFFQRVGNLLYEIPNFFICDFAFQPFAKMASEFLHRDVTVLDLLRQGSVWLLRVEFVLDYPRPLMPNIIPIGGVHCAHKKLTQVGLALICAVVDLCVLRVKFCVTERN from the coding sequence ATGGCTTCAAAACACCCAGCTGGGGAGGTTCTTCCTCGGAGGCTCTCCCTGATTTTTGCAGGAATGGCCCCAGGCCTCAGTGCTCCCCCAGCAGTCACAGCCaggctggtggtgctgctgtccctgctgggttTGGCTGTGGGTGGGAAGCTCCTGGTGGTGCCAGTGGACGGGAGCCACTGGCTCAGCATGAGGCAGGTGCTGGACAGTCTGCGGCAGAGGGGACACGAAATAGTTGTTGTTGCACCTGAAGTGAGTCTGTACATCAAGCCATCTGAGAGTTTTGTGATGAAACCCTTTGCAGCACCGCTCACACTGgaagaggtgaagaaagaatTTCAGGCATTTTTGCAGATTTCCTTTGAGGAAGGATCTTTTCTGACAAGACTTCTTAAAGCATATGAAGGGATGAAAATACTCGGTGAATTGTCAGTTCTCAGCTGTGAATGGCTCCTGAAAAACCAAGAGCTCCTCAGGTATCTTCAGGAGAGCCAGTTTGATGCCCTCCTCACAGACCCTGTAGTTCCCTGTGGGTTGATCCTTGCAGAGcatctttcccttccctccgtGTACTTCCTCCGAGCAGTCCcctgtggtttggattttgaAGCCACCCAGTGCCCCAAACCCCTTTCCTACATCCCCAGGGAATTTTCACAGCTCACAGACCACATGACCTTCTTCCAGAGGGTGGGGAATCTACTCTATGAGATCCCAAACTTTTTCATCTGTGATTTTGCCTTTCAACCCTTTGCCAAAATGGCTTCGGAGTTCCTGCATCGGGATGTGACTGTGCTGGATCTCCTGCGCCAGGGCTCCGTCTGGCTCCTGAGGGTAGAATTTGTGTTAGACTATCCCAGGCCTTTGATGCCCAACATCATTCCCATTGGAGGAGTACACTGTGCTCACAAGAAGCTGACTCAGGTGGGTCTGGCTTTGATTTGTGCTGTGGTTGATTTATGTGTCCTGAGGGTGAAGTTTTGTGTTACAGAGAGGAATTGA
- the LOC135416911 gene encoding UDP-glucuronosyltransferase 1-6-like, whose amino-acid sequence MALGLSAPPAVTARLVVLLSLLGLAVGGKLLAVPVDGSHWLSMRQVLDSLRQRGHDVVVVAPEVSLDIKPSKNFVMKMYPVPFTQEGMEKDFQAFLQISFEEGSFLTRFLKTYEGMKILGELSVLSCEELLKNQELLRYLQESQFDALLTDPVVPCGLILAEHLSLPSVYFLRGVPCGLDFD is encoded by the coding sequence atggCCCTGGGCCTCAGTGCTCCCCCAGCAGTCACAGCCaggctggtggtgctgctgtccctgctgggttTGGCTGTGGGTGGGAAGCTCCTGGCGGTGCCGGTGGACGGGAGCCACTGGCTCAGCATGAGGCAGGTGCTGGACAGTCTGCGGCAGAGGGGACACGACGTGGTCGTGGTCGCCCCTGAAGTGAGTTTGGACATCAAGCCATCCAAGAACTTTGTGATGAAAATGTACCCAGTGCCTTTCACACAGGAAGGGATGGAGAAAGATTTCCAGGCATTTTTGCAGATTTCCTTTGAGGAAGGATCTTTTCTGACAAGATTTCTTAAAACATATGAAGGGATGAAAATACTCGGTGAATTGTCAGTTCTCAGCTGTGAAGAGCTCCTGAAAAACCAGGAGCTCCTCAGGTATCTTCAGGAGAGCCAGTTCGATGCCCTCCTCACAGACCCTGTAGTACCTTGTGGGTTGATCCTGGCAGAGcatctttcccttccctccgtGTATTTCCTCCGAGGAGTCCcctgtggtttggattttgaTTGA
- the LOC135416909 gene encoding UDP-glucuronosyltransferase 1A1-like produces the protein MLRALLLPFLCLLSPVSAGKLLVIPMEGSHWLSMKEVLAELSKRGHEIVVLAPDNKVYIGSSDVYDLKTYPVPIKKEEMEAQIRSFGKSRFSEEPFLVRFWNTLKHLQKSGALFEAACRSLLYNKEMMKYIQDSKFDAVFTDPFNPCGQIIAVQFSIPSVYFMRGVPCNIDIQAAQAPDPPSYVPRMFSLQTDHMTFSQRVKNFLLFLTESFSCNIAFSPFEELASEFLQRPMTMAQLLSHGSVWLKRTDFAFDYPMPVMPNMVFIGGINCGHKKALSEVSDGLGEGEQGKSSGSHTPV, from the coding sequence ATGCTgagggcactgctgctcccctTCCTGTGCCTCCTGAGTCCTGTCAGCgctggaaagctgctggtgATCCCCATGGAGGGCAGCCACTGGCTCAGCATGAAGGaagtgctggcagagctgagtAAGAGAGGGCACGAAATTGTGGTTCTGGCACCGGACAACAAGGTGTACATCGGCTCCTCAGATGTCTATGACTTGAAAACCTACCCTGTCCCTATcaagaaggaagagatggaagCACAGATACGCTCATTTGGTAAGAGCCGCTTTAGTGAAGAGCCTTTCCTGGTCAGATTTTGGAATACCCTGAAACATTTACAGAAGAGCGGTGCCCTGTTTGAAGCCGCCTGCAGATCCTTGCTGTACAACAAGGAGATGATGAAATACATCCAAGACAGCAAATTTGACGCCGTCTTCACGGATCCCTTCAATCCCTGTGGGCAGATCATTGCTGTTCAGTTCTCCATCCCCAGTGTGTACTTCATGAGAGGTGTTCCGTGTAACATCGACATTCAGGCTGCTCAGGCCCCGGACCCGCCGTCCTACGTCCCACGGATGTTCTCCCTCCAGACAGACCACATGACATTCTCCCAGAGAGTGAAGaacttcctcctcttccttacCGAGTCCTTCAGCTGCAACATCGCCTTCTCCCCCTTTGAAGAGCTGGCCTCGGAGTTCCTGCAGAGGCCGATGACGATGGCGCAGCTTTTAAGTCACGGGTCCGTGTGGCTGAAGAGAACCGACTTTGCCTTTGACTATCCCATGCCCGTAATGCCCAATATGGTTTTCATTGGAGGAATCAACTGTGGACACAAGAAAGCGTTGTCTGAGGTCAGTgatgggctgggagagggggaacaAGGGAAGAGTTCCGGCAGTCACACACCTGTGTGA